The Manis javanica isolate MJ-LG chromosome 2, MJ_LKY, whole genome shotgun sequence genome contains a region encoding:
- the LOC140847871 gene encoding neuroepithelial cell-transforming gene 1 protein-like: protein MSRGEEDLIEDLKLARKAYHDPMLKLSIMSEEELTHIFGDLDAYIPLHEDLLAIGEATKPDGRVEQISHILVNWLPGLNAYKGYCSNQLAAKALLDRKKQDPGVQDFLQRCLESPFSRKLDLWSFLDNPRSRLVKYPLLLKEILRHTPEDHPDVQLLQEAVLIIQGVLSNINLKKGESECQYYIDKLEYLNERQKDPRIEASKVLLCHGELKNKNGRKFYIFLFQDILVLTRAVTRNERHSYQVYQQPISVQELVLEDLHDGDMRMGWSFRGAFGSSHIAKNIFGAGFQDPSSDQSHTLQANDVFHKQQWFNCIRATIAPFQQATSPAELQGLPGLHEECVENNPSAGYVETHRRASAASSVTQVKGDGDASACISPACTTDDMKSVRAHRAQPGFPKPRDKSPLDGEWKETSV from the exons ATGTCCCGAGGTGAAGAGGACTTAATTGAAGATCTCAAACTTGCAAGAAAG GCCTACCACGACCCCATGTTAAAGTTGTCTATCATGTCAGAAGAGGAACTCACACATATATTTGGTGACTTGGATGCTTACATACCTTTGCATGAAG ATTTGTTGGCAATAGGAGAAGCAACCAAGCCTGATGGGAGAGTGGAGCAGATCAGTCACATTCTTGTGAACTGG TTGCCAGGCTTGAATGCCTACAAAGGCTACTGTAGTAACCAGCTGGCAGCCAAAGCTCTTCTTGACAGAAAGAAACAGGACCCAGGAGTCCAGGACTTTCTCCAGCGATGTCTTGAGTCTCCCTTCAGCCGAAAACTAGATCTGTGGAGCTTCCTCGATAATCCCCGAAGTCGCCTAGTCAAATAccctttactgttaaaagaaattcttagaCATACTCCAGAGGACCACCCTGATGTTCAGCTTCTGCAGGAAGCT GTATTGATAATACAAGGAGTTCTCTCCAATATCAACTTGAAGAAAGGAGAATCAGAATGTCAGTATTACATCGACAAACTGGAGTATCTGAATGAAAGGCAGAAGGATCCTCGAATTGAAGCAAGCAAAGTATTGCTTTGCCACGGggagctgaagaataaaaatggacGT aaattttacattttcctgtttcaAGACATCTTGGTTTTGACTCGGGCTGTTACACGAAATGAACGTCACTCTTACCAAGTTTACCAACAACCAATATCCGTACAAGAGCTGGTCTTGGAAGACCTGCACGATGGAGATATGAGAATGGGATGGTCCTTTCGAGGGGCTTTCGGCAGTTCACATATAG cTAAAAATATCTTTGGAGCTGGCTTCCAAGACCCCTCTTCAGACCAGTCTCACACTCTGCAAGCCAATGATGTGTTCCACAAGCAGCAGTGGTTCAACTGTATTCGAGCCACCATAGCCCCTTTCCAGCAGGCCACCAGTCCAGCCGAGCTGCAGGGTTTGCCCGGGCTCCATGAGGAGTGTGTCGAGAACAACCCCTCCGCAGGGTATGTCGAAACCCATAGAAGGGCATCTGCAGCATCCAGTGTGACTCAGGTCAAAGGTGATGGGGACGCTTCAGCGTGTATCTCCCCTGCATGTACCACAGACGACATGAAGAGTGTCAGAGCACACCGAGCACAGCCTGGCTTCCCAAAGCCAAGGGACAAATCTCCATTGGATGGTGAATGGAAAGAGACTTCAGTATAA